A single Symbiobacterium thermophilum IAM 14863 DNA region contains:
- a CDS encoding response regulator transcription factor — translation MAEPLILVVDDEQAIADLIEIHLLAEGYRVRKADNGADALRIVAEEDPDLVVLDIMMPGMDGLEVCRAIRRERNVPILMLSAKSEDVDKILGLKTGADDYLTKPFNPLELVARVKAQLRRYLSLNPASAAAREPGVLAVGGLRIDPLGRSVFKDGREIALTPTEFDILLLLASHPGRVFSSEEIFERVWKEHYFQSNNTVMVHIRRLREKVEDDPSHPTLIRTVWGVGYKIEK, via the coding sequence ATGGCGGAGCCGCTGATCCTGGTCGTGGACGACGAGCAGGCGATTGCCGACCTGATCGAGATCCACCTGTTGGCGGAGGGCTACCGGGTGCGCAAGGCGGACAACGGTGCCGATGCCCTGCGCATCGTGGCCGAGGAGGATCCCGACCTGGTGGTGCTCGACATCATGATGCCCGGCATGGACGGCCTGGAGGTCTGCCGGGCGATCCGGCGCGAGCGCAACGTGCCGATCCTCATGCTCAGCGCCAAGTCGGAGGACGTGGATAAGATCCTTGGCCTGAAGACCGGGGCCGACGACTACCTCACCAAGCCCTTCAACCCGCTGGAGCTGGTGGCCCGGGTGAAGGCGCAATTGCGGCGCTACCTTTCCCTGAACCCGGCGTCGGCGGCGGCCCGGGAGCCGGGGGTTCTCGCCGTGGGCGGGCTCCGGATCGACCCGCTAGGCCGGTCGGTGTTCAAGGACGGGCGCGAGATTGCCCTCACGCCGACGGAGTTCGACATCCTGCTGCTGCTGGCATCGCACCCGGGGCGGGTCTTCAGCTCGGAGGAGATCTTCGAGCGGGTCTGGAAGGAGCACTACTTCCAGTCCAACAACACGGTGATGGTCCACATCCGCCGGCTGCGGGAGAAGGTGGAGGACGACCCCAGCCATCCCACGCTCATCCGGACCGTCTGGGGGGTCGGCTACAAGATTGAGAAGTAA